A window of the Emys orbicularis isolate rEmyOrb1 chromosome 1, rEmyOrb1.hap1, whole genome shotgun sequence genome harbors these coding sequences:
- the LOC135884201 gene encoding olfactory receptor 52R1-like, with product MSDSNTTDFTNPSTFILLGIPGLEVAHVWLSIPFCAMYLIAILGNFTILFIVKREKILHEPVYYFLCMLAITDLVLSTSTLPKMLSIFWFNSREIDFSACLTQLYFIACFTAMESGIFVAMALDRYVAICDPLRHSTILTNPVVAKIGLAVVLRGGILVLPYPFLARQWPYCRTNIIPHSYCEPMAVVKLACADIRVSSYYSLSVAFLVMGLDVFFIAMSYIQILRAIFRLPTKDARLKTFGTCGSHICVILASYIPGLFTVLTHRFGHNVAVHFHILIANAYLLVPPMLHPIIYGVRTKQIRDRLLRLLTHKGT from the coding sequence atgtcagattccaacacaaccgatttcaccaacccctccaccttcatcctgctgggcattcctggcctggaggtggCCCATGTCTggctctccatccccttctgcgcCATGTACCtcatagccatcttggggaacttcaccatcctgttcattgTGAAGAGGGAGAAGATCCTACATGAGCCcgtgtactatttcctctgcatgctggccatcacCGACCTGGTCCTGTCTACATCCACcctgcccaaaatgctgagcatcttctggttcaattccagggagatcgatttcagtgcctgcctcacccaacTGTACTTCATTGCCTGCTTCACAGCGATGGAGTCTGGGATCTTTGTGGCCATGGCTTTGGATCGTTACGTGGCCATCtgtgatcccctgagacattccaccatcctgacaaacccTGTGGTGGCCAAGATTGGCCTGGCCGTGGTGCTGCGTGGCGGCATACTCGTACTGCCCTATCCCTTCCTGGCGAGGCAATGGCCATATTGtagaaccaacatcatcccccactcGTACTGCGAACCCATggctgtggtgaagctggcctgcgccGACATCCGTGTCAGTAGTTACTACAGCCTCTCTGTGGCATTCTTGGTGATGGGTCTGGATGTATTTTTTATTGCCATGTCCTAtatccagatcctcagggccatcttcagactccccacaaaggacgcccggctcaagacttttgggacctgcggCTCCCACATCTGTGTCATTTTAGCCTCTTACATCCCAGGTCTCTTCACTGTCCTTACACACCGGTTTGGCCACAATGTGGCTGTACATTTCCACATTCTGATAGCTAACGCCTACCTGCTCGTGCCCCCCATGCTACATCCCATCATCTAcggggtgaggaccaaacagatccgggacaggctgctccGGCTACTTACTCATAAAGGGACATAG